TCACTGCTACATCAATCTCTTTCTCAGAAATTATCAGTGGTGGAAGAAACCTGAGAACCGTCTCCGCTGTACAGTTCACGAGCACTCCTCTTTCTCTCAACTCCGTTGCTACCGCCGCTCCGGGGATTTTTAGGTCGAGTGCCTGCATCAGCCCCAGACCGCGCACCTCTCGGACTACTTCATGCCTGGAAGCGAGCGCCTCGAGACGGTTGCGCAAGTAATTGCCCGTCTCGTTTACGTGCTCCAGAAATCCCGGAGAAAGGATTTGACCGATTACATAAAGAGCCGCAGCGGAAGCAAGCGGGTTTCCGCCGAATGTCGAAGCATGCGTTCCGGGGACGAACGCCTCCGCAACGTGATTCACCGCCAACAGCGCTCCCATGGGAACTCCACCTGCAATACCTTTCGCGAGGGTCATAATATCGGGGTTCGCCCCAAAATGCTCATGAGCGAAGAGCTTGCCGGTTCGTCCCATACCCGTCTGCACTTCATCCAGGATGAGCAGGCAGCCTCTTCGATTGCACAGTTCCCGCACTTCCCCGAGGAAATTCATAGAGGGGACTTTGACGCCACCCTCACCCTGAATGGGCTCAAGCATTACCGCAGCGGTTTGAGAAGTCATTGCCGCATCCAAAGCGTTCAGATCGCCGAAAGGTACATGGGAGAATCCCTGAACGACCGGTTCGAATCCTTGCCTGTATTTTGTCTGTCCTGTCGCGGCAAGAGTAGCAAGAGTCCTGCCGTGAAAAGAGCCTTCCATGGTAATGATGTGAAATCGTTCGTGCTCTCCCCTGTCGTGAAAGTATTTTCGGGCGAGCTTGATTGCTCCTTCGTTAGCCTCGGCTCCGGAATTGCAGAAGAACGCCTTGTCCGCGAAAGAGTGCCCGGCCAACAGCTCGGCAAGTTCGATCTGAGGCAGAATATGAAAAATATTGGACACATGGATCAATTTTCGCGTCTGGTTGTACAGTGCTTCGGCAAGCCCGAGATGTCCATGCCCGAGAGGACAAGCAGCCAGGCCGGCTATGAAATCGAGGTATTCGCGTCCGTCGCTGTCGCGTACAGTACATCCGTTACCTTCGGTCAACATGATGGGGGTGCGTCCATACGTATTAAAAACGTATTCTTTATTGAGAACAATGAAATCGTCCGATCTCATGGCTTTCCTTTTCCTGCTGATGATAGTTATCTGTGAATTCCCGGAGCCACATCCGGATTCGGAGAGCAGCTTCCGGGAAAAATTAAATACCCGGAGCCTTTTCCCGCACTATTTCGGTTCCGATGCCTTCGTCGGTGAGCATTTCCAAGAGAAGGGCGTGAGGTACCCGGCCATCGATGACATGAGCTTTGGGGACACCACCCCTTAGCGCGTTCAAGCAGCATCCGATCTTCGGGATCATCCCCCCTGAGACAACCCCTTTTGTGATGAGGTCTTCAGCCTGCTCTTCGGAGAGGCTCGAAATCATCACACCATCCGAATCAAGCACTCCCGGCACATCGGTCAGGAGAATGAACTTCTCCGTTTTCAACGATGCCGACAAAGCACCGGCTGCGGTATCTGCGTTGATATTAAACGGCTTTTCACCCGGACCCGCTCCCACAGGAGCCACGACCGGGATAAAAGCTGAAGATTCCAGACAACTGATTATCTCCGGATTGATTTTATCCACGTCACCCACGAGTCCCAGGTCTTCATCGACTCCTGCGATCCGCTTTGCCTTTTTTGCTTTTATGAGACCGCCATCGCGACCGGAGATTCCAACCGCTTTTCCGCCGAAAGAATTGATGAGGGAAACGACATCTTTATTCACTTTGGCCACGAGCACCATTTCCACCACATCCATGGTTTCGGCATCGGTTACACGTAATCCGCTTACAAAACGACTTTCTTTCCCTATCTTCTTAAGAAGCGCACCAATCTGAGGACCGCCTCCATGGACAATGATGGGTTTCACACCAATAAAGCTCAGGAGCGCGATATCTTCGGCAAAGAATCTTTTCAGGTTCTCCTGAGTCATAGCGCTTCCCCCGTACTTTATGAGGATGCGCTTACCGTGAAACGCCCTGATATAGGGAAGTGCTTCGGCAAGAATTTTCGCCCGTTGTTCGGAAGACAGCTCTTCAGGTAATTGAGCTTCCATTGTTCCAGTCCGTTTATTATAGCTCTTCCGGCATTCCGTTACGGGGTACTGAAGGTCTTGCGGCTATGAGCCGAACCCGGTAGCCCCACAGTATTGCTAAAGCAGGTGATAATACCACGCATTGTCTCGCGATCCAAGCGGTTTTTAGTTTGCACGGGAATGGATACAAAAAATGATATGTTTTGTTGATCCCAAAGGCTCCTCTGATTATAATCAGCGCCCATGTGTTTCGGATGGATTCAAAAGAAAATGCATAAGACTTTCAGCTTCGGGTGGATAATCGTAGTATGCCTTTTAATGCTTCTCTCGGATTATCTGCCGGTAAGAGCGGATTTCAACACGTCTGCCTGGAAACACTATCGAAACATACGGATATCTCCCGAATACTCCGAAAAAGTCGCAGCAGTCGCACTCGAGGCTGGAGTTCTCGAAAAGTGCAGACTGGATAACGGTGACCTTCGGATAATTGCTTCCGATGGAGAACTCGTCCCTTTTACTCTGCTGGAATATCCTACGGATGAAGAATTGACTCCATTCCCTGTACGCGTTTTTCGCGTCGCAAAATCAGGGGATGGCTCGACGGAAATCTGGGTTGATAAATCCGCCAAAACTCTAACTAACGGCATTCTCGTTCGAACTACATCGCGGGACTTTATCCGGAAAGTGGAGATACGCGGCTCGGACTCTTTGAAGGAAGGATACATCGTCCGCATGGATGGATTATTGCTGGAGACATCGCAACCAATTGCGGTGAGCAGTTTAAAGATACGCCATCCTGTCAATAATTTCCAATACTTACAGATTCGTCTACTCGAAGACGAGAAACAGCCCCTCAAAATCGAAAGAGTCGAATGTTTTCCGCCTTCTCCGGCGAATCCTGTGTCCAGGTCGATTCAATATCGGTTAATTGAAAAGAGAACAGATCCTGTCACGAAATCGACAACGATCGTGACCGATCTTGGAGAGCGCAGGCTGCCTCTGGCTAAAGTGAAAGTAGCGACCGTGTCGGGCAACTTCACAGCCAAACTGGTGCTGTCGGAAACCGACCACCTGTCTGGACCTTGGCGGCAATTCTACGAGGGTACCGTGTTCCGCATTCGGAAGGACGACGCTCACGCGGAGGAGCTCTCAGTGACGATGAAGCCTCACTATTCGAGATTCGTGAAGGCCGAATTCACACCTGTCGGTGCATCCGTTCCCCTGGAAACTGTAGAATTCACTGCCGCCCCGCGTCTGGCAGTATTCGAGTATCATCGCGAAATGAGCTATCGACTCTTTTATGATAATCCGAGTGCAGTGTCGATCACACAGCCCGAACGCTTTGTATCAATGAACTTGAATCACTTGGCTGCGGCATCTTTAAGAGCCTCATTGGAAGATGAGCAGAAGAATATACAAATTCCCGCGGTCCCGAAGGCAACCACCATTCCGGAACCGGCCAAGACGTGGGGGATTGAACGTATTTTGGGGATAATTATGCTGTCGGCCGGGCTCTTGCTGCTCTTCATACTGATGCTGAGAGCCCGATCCTTGAGAAAAGCCCAAAGGGGAAATAACGCCAGAATAGTATATACGCGGTATGAGTGAGCGATTTAATTCAGGACTTCTTCCCGCAAGTTGAAGGTCAACCGTGTGCCCCCGATGCTGATTTCATCACCATCCTGGAGTTGAACCTGCGTTGTTATGGTTTCTCCATTGACTTCAGGCTTCTTAAGACCTTCGGCATAAGCCAGGAAAAATCCGTTCGGCCGTTTGTTGATCAATGCGGCTGTCTTGCCTACCAGAAGACCTGAGCATCTTACATCTGCTTCATTCGACTTACCCAAGGTGGTAAGCCTTTTTGTGAGATCTATGATCTGAGGAGTTCCTCCGGAGATAAGCGTGAGCGAACCATGAAACTCTATTCGTTTTGGCCTTTCCGGTGAGTTTTCCGTGCTCCCTTGTTCTGCTGCATGTTTTGCAAGCAATTCCTGCTGAGCCTTGGTATCGAGTATAACAGTCTCTCTGAATGTCGGTTTGTCCTTTGCCACCTCGGCTTCCCGCGATGGTCGTTCATCCTGAGGCCGCAAATCGATAAAGCTGAGAATGTGTTTTCCGACTATAAGTGTGTCGTTGTCGAAAATCTTTTCTCTGGCGATCTTTTTTTCATTCACGAATGTACCATTGAGAGATTCCAGATCGGCCAACACGTAATAGTTAGGGTCTTCTTCTTCGATAATCGCGTGGTGTCCCGAAACGGCCATATTGTCTATCACCACATCGTTGTCTTCACGTCTGCCTATGGTAACCGGAGTCTTCTCGAAAGTGTACTCTTCGAGAACGGCATCCTGAAATTTCAGGACCAGCTTAAACATCGGCTTCCTCCATTTTCCTGCAGCCCTGGCTATCGGATCTCAGCTATTCCTTCGTATGCGATTCCCACGAGATAGCAGTGCCATTCTCCTGTTGGGAATCTTCACAGAAGACCGTCATTGCCAGAGTGGTATTATCCGGTCCACCTCTTTCGTTAACCGTGAAAATCAAGCGTTCCAAGGTTTCTGGTCCAGGTTTGTCCTTTAGGATTTCTTCGAGAATCTCTTTGTCGGTCATTACCGCGGTGACTCCGTCAGTACACAAAAGGAACATGTCTCCCGGAAAAACGGCCAATTCATCCATATGAATGCGGATTCTCGGATCGACCCCGATGACGGAGGAGAGAATATGCCTCAATTGAGAATCCCGGGCTTCTTCCCGGCTCATGACACCTCTTTCCACCTGATCCTCGGCGAGGGTATGATCTTTTGAAATCTGCTCGATATCCCCGTTCCTGATGAGATAAATCCGCGAGTCGCCAACGTTGATTGTCGATACAGTATGATCGTGAATGGCCATACCGGTCATGGTACTTCCCATGCCGACGAATTCTTCGCTTTCCAAAGACTTTTCCAGGACCACCCTGTTTGCGACGAAGATTGCCTGCCGCAATAAGTTCGCCTGAAAGGTGAATGAATTGTCATAATCTTCGAATATATCGAGTTTTTCGTTTTGAAATCTTGAGTACCTTTTGTAAAAGGGTGCGATTGTCTCCATTGCTAAACGTGAGGCCACTTCTCCAGCGCGGTGACCGCCCATGCCATCGAGAACGAGCACAAGCTCATGTTCCGGATCGACATAGAAACAATCTTCATTTGTGGTGCGTTGCTTGCCCACATCGGTTTCGGCCCAACACTCAACGATCACTTTGCCTCCCTTATCAAAAACAAGACGCAACGGGCAAGTATCCCTGCCTGAGTATGCATAAGAGAATCGTTCAGATTCGGATCGTTTGAAATGTAATAGATTTCAGATGCCAAATCAAGATTTATCGTTGGAATGTGCTGAAATCATTATTGCTCAAAAAATGGGGTTAAAAAGTATCCAAAACGACATTGGCCATGCAATGAATTACGGCTGATGATGAAACAACAAAGTGGACCCATTTCATTGGGCAATGGGCTATGGCGTGACCAGAACAGGTGGGATTGTCCGGACAAGACTACCTACAAACCGCTCCCTCGGAACCGACCTCGGAAGAATTTTTGCACGAGAGAATGGCAGAATGGGTACATCATTGCCGATAAGTGAAAGCCCCGAGAACCTTTCAGAGAAGATGTTCCCGGAACTTTAACACTCATCCGAACTATCCGACACTAAGCCCCCTTCTACTCGTTATCCGGAAGAGACACTCTTACCTTCAGCTTCTTGGGGTCGGCATCCACGATGCCCCTGACTTTAAAATCCAAAACTGACGGTTCCCCGGAAACGCACTGCCGTAATTTTTCGATATTAACTTCCGACTTTGAGCCTTCAACCAGCAGATCGACGGTTACAATAGCCATGGACGGCTTTGCTACGGCCTTTTCTACTGGAGCTGCTTTTGCCGCTCTCGCCGCTCTTGGGGCTCTCGTTGCTTTCACGGCTGGAGCTGCCGCCGGTTTCTGAGGCACGGGCTTCGGTGAGATAGCCGCTTCCTTCTTACTCATGTAATAACCTTTTTCGGGTCGCTCTACTCGACCACCCTTATGCAATCTCCCCAGAGCTGCGGTTGTCCTCTTACTATTCGATCCGATTTCTTTGGCAATTTCAGCAACCGAAAAGCGTTTGCCTGGGTTCTCATCAAGAATTCTGATGATCTTGTCCCGAACGTCCATCATTCTCATGATTGTTCTCCTTATCCTTTTGTGCCGATTTCATCCTCTGTTGGACTGACAAACAGAATCACATTTCACATCACAAAACAGTTATTCCCTATCCAGCAAATCGTTTGGCTCAAGTAGTTACAAACTATCCGCCCTCTTTGGAACCTGCCACCGACGTCAATCAATTCAGTAAGTATACCAAAGTAGCGATGATTACGCTAGGTTATTTTCGTGCTCATATTGAAATTTAGGCGTTTTCAAGTCGCCTTTGCATGAATATGTCTCTTCATTGCGCCTGAGTCAAGAAAGGCACAAGGAAAAGTAACGACAAATGCGCGCCAGTTACTATCGTTTATCGATGACAGTTCCTCATGTATCTCTCAATTCTTGCGACATGCAATTCTGGGGTTGTGATCCCTACACACCTGTGATAATCGTTTCCCATTCGATGCGATTTCTTCAGTGTGTCGGTCGTCTTACCTCAGCTTTCGTGGAGAAGAGAAACTTTCTTGGAAGGAAGTGTCCGAGCCATTTTGTTGGCGCAGAATTAAGAGGGAAGGTTCCATGCACCAATACAGTGTGAACCTGAACACATGGAAAAAGGAATTGAAATGAGCACAAAGTATGAATCATCTACTCCGATCGAACATCACCTGAGGGCAGTTCTGCCAAGAAACATCTCTCTCCGCCCGGATCGATGGAGAAGGGGGTGGCTGAAATCGCCTGTTAGTATGTTGTTTGTGCTTCTCGCAGGGTTGCTGGTGTCAGGTTGCGGGATGCAGCAGGAACTAGAAACAGCGAAACAGAATGTGGAGAGGCTGACTGCCGAAAACAAGAAGTTTTCCGAGATAATCGCCGATCTGACGCAAAGCAAGAACAAGCTCACTGAAGAGATAGCTGCTTTGGAAACTAAGAATCGTAGCCTCACGGACGAAGTCGCTCGCACACAAAAGGCGGAACAGGCCGTCTTAAAAGAGAATAGTGAATTAAAAAGAAAGCAGAACGAGTGCCGCAACGAGTTGGCGAATCTCGAAAAAGACAAAGCCAGCCTGAACGATCAACTCGATCAGTTAAAGAAACAGATTGAAACCACTGACCGAACTTCAATCGGCGACTCGGCAGGTCAACAACCGCCTGAGGTAGGTCGACAGTCTCCAAAGCCGCGGGAAGCACTGAGTCCCTGTGACGCCGTACTGGAATTCATGCGAAAGACCGAAGAGATCGTGAGACGCGTCAAGGGGGGAGAGAGAGCAAAGCAACTCAAAGACCTGAAGCAGGAGTACGCTGCACGATTGAATGCTGCTCCGGAGAAAGCCAGAAAAGCATCGCTTCAATGGGTTGCCGAACTGGAAAGATCCTGGGATAAGCCTGATGACAACACAGTGTTCAATCTGCTTTCCAGGAGAAATGCCGTACTGGAAGCATGCGAGAAGGATCCTTCATCTCTGGGGTTTTAGACTGATTGTCAAAAGTTCTGACGTTTATGTCACGCTCCAATTCAAGGTATCAGTGGGGACCGGCGTCCTTGCCGGTCCATTCTATCAATATCATTGATCATATTGAAGATGTGCCGGCACGGAGGCCGGCACCCACCAATACTCCTATCATTAGGTATCGGACATTAATTTTGGCAATTGCTAATAATGCCGATTCGCTTTTCTTTTCGTAATCTGGGAGGCTGGAGGTATCCTTCGCTCCGGACGACGCAAAGCCGTCTAATCACTCCCTCAGGACACACTCCAGCCTTTGCTGTCTTATGAGCATGACTGGGAAACAGTATAATGCATTATCGGTCTGGGAATTAGTCTTGATTCGGGAAAGAAACAGGGAAGATCGCTTACAAAAGACAGTCTTCCCTGTTCTCTTTTTTACAGGCTCACTGCGGGATCATAGTACCACAATTCTTGTCCATGGGTTTTATCACTGGCAGTAAAGAATACTCGATTATTGAAGATGAACAAATCATCGATCCAGGATGAGTCAATTCCCGAGTTGATTTCGCTCAGTCTTTGCACGTCATGAGTGTTCGGGTTATAACTCCACAATTCCCATCCGTGAGTAGCATCCCAGCCAGGCATGTACATCATGTCATTTAACACGACCAAAGATTCCGTGAGGAAATTCGTGTAGTTCGTCGGCGGAGTGCTCATATCGAGGTACAGATTTCCGTCCACAGGATCGAATCGCCAGATATCGAATCCAGGAGTGCCAAAATACAACTGATCGTTATAAAGCACCGGATTGCTGCCCAGGTGCGATGCTCCGGCTGGATGGGACGGCGATTCAATATCGTCATTATACGACATCATCGTAGGAACTTCTGTGATTGTGTCTGTATATGCATCA
The sequence above is a segment of the Desulfomonile tiedjei DSM 6799 genome. Coding sequences within it:
- a CDS encoding aspartate aminotransferase family protein; the protein is MRSDDFIVLNKEYVFNTYGRTPIMLTEGNGCTVRDSDGREYLDFIAGLAACPLGHGHLGLAEALYNQTRKLIHVSNIFHILPQIELAELLAGHSFADKAFFCNSGAEANEGAIKLARKYFHDRGEHERFHIITMEGSFHGRTLATLAATGQTKYRQGFEPVVQGFSHVPFGDLNALDAAMTSQTAAVMLEPIQGEGGVKVPSMNFLGEVRELCNRRGCLLILDEVQTGMGRTGKLFAHEHFGANPDIMTLAKGIAGGVPMGALLAVNHVAEAFVPGTHASTFGGNPLASAAALYVIGQILSPGFLEHVNETGNYLRNRLEALASRHEVVREVRGLGLMQALDLKIPGAAVATELRERGVLVNCTAETVLRFLPPLIISEKEIDVAVKALDGVLSRCGGS
- the argB gene encoding acetylglutamate kinase gives rise to the protein MEAQLPEELSSEQRAKILAEALPYIRAFHGKRILIKYGGSAMTQENLKRFFAEDIALLSFIGVKPIIVHGGGPQIGALLKKIGKESRFVSGLRVTDAETMDVVEMVLVAKVNKDVVSLINSFGGKAVGISGRDGGLIKAKKAKRIAGVDEDLGLVGDVDKINPEIISCLESSAFIPVVAPVGAGPGEKPFNINADTAAGALSASLKTEKFILLTDVPGVLDSDGVMISSLSEEQAEDLITKGVVSGGMIPKIGCCLNALRGGVPKAHVIDGRVPHALLLEMLTDEGIGTEIVREKAPGI
- a CDS encoding DUF3999 family protein yields the protein MHKTFSFGWIIVVCLLMLLSDYLPVRADFNTSAWKHYRNIRISPEYSEKVAAVALEAGVLEKCRLDNGDLRIIASDGELVPFTLLEYPTDEELTPFPVRVFRVAKSGDGSTEIWVDKSAKTLTNGILVRTTSRDFIRKVEIRGSDSLKEGYIVRMDGLLLETSQPIAVSSLKIRHPVNNFQYLQIRLLEDEKQPLKIERVECFPPSPANPVSRSIQYRLIEKRTDPVTKSTTIVTDLGERRLPLAKVKVATVSGNFTAKLVLSETDHLSGPWRQFYEGTVFRIRKDDAHAEELSVTMKPHYSRFVKAEFTPVGASVPLETVEFTAAPRLAVFEYHREMSYRLFYDNPSAVSITQPERFVSMNLNHLAAASLRASLEDEQKNIQIPAVPKATTIPEPAKTWGIERILGIIMLSAGLLLLFILMLRARSLRKAQRGNNARIVYTRYE
- a CDS encoding FHA domain-containing protein, yielding MFKLVLKFQDAVLEEYTFEKTPVTIGRREDNDVVIDNMAVSGHHAIIEEEDPNYYVLADLESLNGTFVNEKKIAREKIFDNDTLIVGKHILSFIDLRPQDERPSREAEVAKDKPTFRETVILDTKAQQELLAKHAAEQGSTENSPERPKRIEFHGSLTLISGGTPQIIDLTKRLTTLGKSNEADVRCSGLLVGKTAALINKRPNGFFLAYAEGLKKPEVNGETITTQVQLQDGDEISIGGTRLTFNLREEVLN
- a CDS encoding PP2C family protein-serine/threonine phosphatase; protein product: MIVECWAETDVGKQRTTNEDCFYVDPEHELVLVLDGMGGHRAGEVASRLAMETIAPFYKRYSRFQNEKLDIFEDYDNSFTFQANLLRQAIFVANRVVLEKSLESEEFVGMGSTMTGMAIHDHTVSTINVGDSRIYLIRNGDIEQISKDHTLAEDQVERGVMSREEARDSQLRHILSSVIGVDPRIRIHMDELAVFPGDMFLLCTDGVTAVMTDKEILEEILKDKPGPETLERLIFTVNERGGPDNTTLAMTVFCEDSQQENGTAISWESHTKE